One genomic region from Stackebrandtia nassauensis DSM 44728 encodes:
- a CDS encoding APC family permease produces the protein MANSPVTDVPAEDIPPTELKRAIGPKLLLLFIVGDILGTGIYALTGQVANKVGGALWIPFAVAFIAAFLTAFSYLELVGKYPRAAGAALYTQKAFGIHFLTFMVAFTVMSSGMTSAGSAARAMAADFFPQVFTWLPGTDSSIIILAATMLVIFGVVNLRGVSESVWANVIFTLIELTGLAIIIVVSIAAVMAGGDNIDAGRLLEINTGDSSAFFAVVAGTSLAFFAMVGFEDSVNMAEETTNPRIFPKAMLTGMGIAAVIYISVAVLSSWVAPTDVLIGDDEANPGAGALLRVLEIGAPDFPLWVFGLISIFAVSNSALINMLMASRLVYGMSREKVIPKVFGRVAPTRRTPWVAIIFTSAIAIGLTSYANVGDLGGTTALLLLAVFTIVNIAVLVLRRKPVEHKHFKAPTIVPIIGALISAFLVGPWSGRDPKQYQIAGILLAIGIVLWAITFAFQKMGAKRDDSSPKADA, from the coding sequence ATGGCCAATTCTCCGGTGACCGATGTACCCGCTGAGGACATTCCTCCCACCGAACTCAAGCGGGCGATCGGCCCCAAACTCCTGCTGCTGTTCATCGTCGGCGACATTCTCGGCACCGGCATCTACGCCCTGACCGGACAGGTCGCCAACAAGGTCGGCGGTGCACTGTGGATTCCGTTCGCGGTGGCGTTCATCGCCGCGTTCCTGACGGCGTTCAGTTACCTGGAACTGGTCGGCAAGTACCCGCGCGCCGCCGGAGCCGCCCTGTACACGCAGAAGGCGTTCGGCATCCACTTCCTGACCTTCATGGTCGCCTTCACCGTCATGTCCTCGGGCATGACCTCGGCCGGTTCGGCCGCCCGCGCGATGGCCGCCGACTTCTTCCCGCAGGTGTTCACCTGGCTGCCGGGCACCGACTCGTCGATCATCATCCTGGCCGCGACCATGCTGGTCATCTTCGGCGTCGTCAACCTGCGCGGCGTCAGCGAATCCGTGTGGGCCAACGTGATCTTCACGCTCATCGAGCTGACCGGTCTGGCCATCATCATCGTGGTGTCGATCGCGGCCGTCATGGCCGGTGGCGACAACATCGACGCCGGACGTCTGCTGGAGATCAACACCGGCGACAGCTCGGCCTTCTTCGCCGTCGTCGCGGGAACCTCGCTGGCGTTCTTCGCGATGGTCGGCTTCGAGGACAGCGTCAACATGGCCGAGGAGACCACCAACCCGCGCATCTTCCCCAAGGCGATGCTGACCGGTATGGGCATCGCCGCCGTCATCTACATCTCGGTGGCGGTGCTGTCGTCGTGGGTCGCGCCCACCGACGTCCTCATCGGAGACGACGAGGCCAACCCCGGCGCCGGCGCGCTGTTGCGGGTGCTGGAGATAGGCGCGCCCGACTTCCCGCTGTGGGTCTTCGGCCTGATCAGCATCTTCGCGGTGTCGAACTCGGCGCTGATCAACATGCTGATGGCCTCGCGGCTGGTGTACGGCATGTCGCGCGAGAAGGTCATCCCGAAGGTCTTCGGACGGGTCGCGCCGACCCGCCGCACCCCCTGGGTGGCGATCATCTTCACCTCCGCCATCGCCATCGGCCTGACCTCCTACGCCAACGTCGGCGACCTGGGCGGCACCACCGCGCTGCTGCTGCTGGCGGTGTTCACCATCGTCAACATCGCCGTGCTGGTGCTGCGCCGCAAACCCGTGGAGCACAAGCACTTCAAGGCACCCACCATCGTGCCGATCATCGGCGCGCTGATCAGCGCCTTCCTGGTCGGTCCGTGGTCGGGCCGCGATCCCAAGCAGTAC
- a CDS encoding TetR/AcrR family transcriptional regulator produces MSTRDKILDAAAEVIAERGLARATTKAIAAAAGYSEATLYKHFDSKTELFTAVLVERSPGDLSGALARLRRPESLDDHAAALTDVAAAAVDFYRQGFPMAASLFAEPELLRAHRADLERLGGGPHLAVAAVAAFLDECRARGEVAHGINVDAAAALLMGACFQRAFLSHFNGPDDDAGTTRAFAASITATLIAGMRRN; encoded by the coding sequence GTGTCCACACGCGACAAGATCCTCGACGCCGCCGCCGAGGTCATCGCCGAGCGGGGACTGGCCCGCGCCACCACCAAGGCGATCGCGGCCGCCGCCGGATACTCCGAGGCCACACTGTACAAACACTTCGACAGCAAGACCGAGCTGTTCACCGCCGTGCTCGTCGAACGCTCACCCGGCGACCTGTCCGGCGCGCTGGCCCGGCTGCGGCGGCCCGAAAGCCTCGACGACCACGCGGCGGCACTGACCGACGTCGCGGCCGCGGCCGTCGACTTCTACCGGCAGGGCTTCCCGATGGCGGCGTCGCTGTTCGCCGAACCGGAACTGCTGCGCGCGCACCGCGCCGACCTGGAGCGGCTGGGCGGCGGTCCGCACCTGGCGGTGGCGGCGGTGGCCGCGTTCCTGGACGAGTGCCGCGCGCGCGGCGAAGTGGCGCACGGCATCAACGTGGACGCCGCGGCCGCCCTGCTCATGGGGGCGTGCTTCCAGCGAGCGTTCCTGTCGCATTTCAACGGGCCCGACGACGACGCCGGAACCACCCGCGCCTTCGCCGCGTCGATCACCGCGACCCTCATCGCGGGAATGCGCCGCAACTGA
- a CDS encoding SGNH/GDSL hydrolase family protein — MTETPPAKPRRRLRRVLIWTLTPVLILVAALAPLVYLTFLRDATLTPQEFLESGDTGDGPVVVMAGASTVHGIGSSDFVSLLRQRLGGEGHQFVNAGINGHTSADLLARSDEIVEVKPDAVAILVGTNNALAENETGPAVRDYRRDLDALAKKLTTGTDAALAFYSLQPLGEDLDDADNKRLARFNATVEEVAADHDATYLPLNETLAKTIRAEDGSQPCDFSLATAATAGFRHYYLGQSWDDVGAANGYTVLIDGVHLNDRGAKAAADLGEDWLRDLELG, encoded by the coding sequence ATGACCGAAACCCCACCCGCCAAACCCCGCCGACGGCTGCGCCGCGTCCTGATCTGGACCCTGACCCCGGTGCTGATCCTGGTCGCCGCGCTGGCGCCGTTGGTCTACCTGACCTTCCTGCGCGACGCCACCCTCACGCCGCAGGAGTTCCTGGAATCCGGCGACACCGGCGACGGTCCGGTGGTCGTGATGGCCGGCGCCAGCACCGTGCACGGCATCGGTTCGTCCGACTTCGTGTCGCTGCTGCGGCAGCGCCTGGGCGGCGAGGGCCACCAGTTCGTCAACGCCGGGATCAACGGCCACACCAGCGCCGACCTGCTGGCCCGCTCCGACGAGATCGTAGAGGTCAAACCCGACGCCGTCGCGATCCTCGTGGGCACCAACAACGCCCTCGCCGAGAACGAGACCGGACCGGCCGTGCGCGACTACCGTCGCGACCTGGACGCGCTGGCGAAGAAGCTGACCACCGGCACCGACGCCGCACTGGCCTTCTATTCGCTGCAACCCCTCGGCGAGGACCTCGACGACGCCGACAACAAGCGGCTCGCCCGCTTCAACGCCACCGTCGAGGAAGTCGCCGCCGACCACGACGCGACCTACCTGCCGCTCAACGAGACCCTCGCCAAGACCATCCGCGCCGAGGACGGTTCACAACCGTGCGACTTCTCGCTGGCCACCGCCGCCACGGCGGGCTTCCGTCACTACTACCTGGGGCAGAGCTGGGACGACGTCGGCGCCGCCAACGGCTACACGGTCCTCATCGACGGCGTCCACCTCAACGACCGGGGCGCCAAGGCCGCCGCCGACCTCGGCGAGGACTGGCTGCGCGACCTCGAACTCGGTTGA
- a CDS encoding class I SAM-dependent methyltransferase, whose translation MTQSNFQASLSDVDFESVYRGGPLIDGLPEGAPSTPWDIGEPQPVLVAVEAAGQVRGTVLDVGCGLGENALFLAGRGYRVTGVDISPTALEQARQRAADKGVEVDFVVGDATRLAGLDARFDTVIDSALFHCLKPELRNDYLAALHRVCVPGGTVHMFCGTDSGPAGMPVPFPINEEVLRDAFGTGWRIDELRLDRYTAVFGREDFAGLLTSMGAPTTGVDELEVDDAGRLRLPVWKLAATRL comes from the coding sequence ATGACACAGTCCAACTTCCAGGCATCGCTGAGCGATGTCGACTTCGAGTCGGTATACCGGGGCGGGCCACTCATCGACGGGCTCCCGGAGGGGGCTCCCAGCACGCCCTGGGACATCGGCGAACCGCAGCCGGTGCTCGTCGCCGTCGAGGCCGCCGGACAGGTGCGGGGGACGGTCCTGGACGTCGGTTGTGGACTCGGCGAGAACGCCCTGTTCCTGGCGGGTCGCGGCTACCGGGTCACCGGGGTCGACATCTCCCCCACCGCCCTGGAACAGGCCCGGCAGCGGGCGGCCGACAAGGGCGTCGAGGTCGACTTCGTCGTCGGCGACGCCACCCGGCTGGCGGGCCTGGACGCCCGCTTCGACACCGTCATCGACAGCGCCCTGTTCCACTGCCTCAAACCGGAACTGCGCAACGACTACCTGGCAGCGCTGCACCGCGTGTGCGTCCCGGGCGGGACCGTCCACATGTTCTGCGGCACCGACTCGGGCCCGGCCGGAATGCCAGTCCCCTTCCCGATCAACGAGGAAGTGCTGCGCGACGCGTTCGGCACCGGCTGGCGCATCGACGAGCTGCGGCTGGACCGCTACACGGCGGTGTTCGGCCGCGAGGACTTCGCGGGGCTGCTGACCTCGATGGGCGCACCGACGACCGGTGTGGACGAGCTGGAGGTCGACGACGCGGGGCGGCTGCGGCTGCCGGTGTGGAAGCTGGCCGCGACCCGGCTGTAG
- a CDS encoding MFS transporter, which yields MPRRSLVLAIILLSTLTFPLTITGASLALPDIQSDLDSGLAATQWVVNGYNASFAGFLVLTGSLADVFGRRRVFAAGVALFCVTGLTAAVLDDIALLNAVRVLGGIGAAAAVSAAGSILAVTFSGPARARAFGLLGTVLGAGLAFGPTIGGLLVSALGWRGVFLVPGAFAAVVLSLTWLLPKASGAPGRRVDWAGGVLFTTALLLLITVMVQGPEWGFGSPLIIAGFAAAAMLAVAFTLVERRQPDPMFDLGLLVNPQFRSCVIAAGAIVVVLVPLLVYLPSYLIAVVELDAGAAGIWLLMLTVPTVVLPTVGAALSKRMPTVVLMAGSVAVTGAGCLLLVTIGPDSTPLGLLGPLALIGSGFGLSTGLLDGMAITSVPVRQSGMASGIFNSSRLASETVGIAAVGAVLAALSGGRLSGPSYTSALHTVCLALGAFAAAATVLLIVLSLRTTRRREPPWPRDAPRPAGPSHRPASDQPASLGQEPDPWVAPTARY from the coding sequence GTGCCCCGACGCTCCCTGGTTCTCGCGATCATCCTGCTGTCCACGCTGACCTTCCCGCTGACGATCACCGGTGCCTCGCTGGCGCTGCCCGACATCCAGTCCGACCTGGACTCCGGGCTGGCGGCGACCCAGTGGGTCGTCAACGGCTACAACGCCAGCTTCGCCGGGTTCCTGGTCTTGACCGGATCGCTCGCCGACGTGTTCGGCCGCCGCCGGGTCTTCGCCGCCGGGGTGGCGCTGTTCTGTGTCACCGGCCTGACCGCCGCCGTCCTCGACGACATCGCGCTACTCAACGCCGTGCGGGTGCTGGGCGGCATCGGGGCCGCCGCGGCGGTCTCGGCGGCCGGTTCGATCCTGGCGGTGACCTTCTCCGGCCCGGCCCGGGCCCGCGCCTTCGGCCTGCTGGGCACCGTCCTGGGCGCCGGCCTCGCCTTCGGGCCGACGATCGGCGGCCTGCTGGTGTCCGCGCTGGGATGGCGCGGCGTCTTCCTGGTGCCCGGCGCCTTCGCCGCCGTGGTGCTGTCGCTGACCTGGTTGCTGCCCAAGGCATCCGGCGCACCCGGACGCCGCGTCGACTGGGCCGGGGGTGTCCTGTTCACCACCGCGCTGCTGCTGTTGATCACCGTCATGGTGCAGGGCCCCGAATGGGGATTCGGCAGCCCGCTCATCATCGCCGGGTTCGCCGCCGCGGCGATGCTGGCGGTCGCGTTCACCCTCGTCGAACGACGCCAGCCCGACCCGATGTTCGACCTCGGACTGCTGGTCAACCCGCAGTTCCGCTCCTGCGTGATCGCGGCGGGCGCGATCGTCGTCGTCCTGGTACCGCTGCTGGTGTACCTGCCGTCCTACCTCATCGCCGTCGTCGAACTCGACGCCGGAGCCGCCGGAATCTGGCTGCTGATGCTGACCGTGCCGACGGTGGTGCTGCCGACGGTCGGGGCGGCACTGTCCAAGCGGATGCCCACGGTGGTGCTGATGGCCGGTTCGGTGGCGGTGACCGGTGCCGGTTGCCTGCTGCTGGTCACCATCGGACCGGACAGCACCCCGCTCGGGTTGCTGGGTCCGTTGGCGCTCATCGGTTCCGGCTTCGGCCTGTCCACCGGCTTGCTGGACGGGATGGCCATCACCAGTGTCCCGGTGCGACAGTCCGGAATGGCCTCGGGCATCTTCAACTCGTCCCGGCTGGCCAGCGAGACCGTCGGCATCGCGGCAGTCGGCGCGGTGCTCGCGGCGCTGAGCGGCGGCCGGCTGAGCGGACCGTCCTACACCTCGGCGTTGCACACCGTGTGCCTGGCGCTGGGCGCATTCGCCGCCGCAGCGACGGTTCTGCTCATCGTCCTGTCACTGCGGACGACCCGGCGCCGCGAACCGCCCTGGCCGCGGGACGCCCCTAGGCCCGCCGGGCCAAGCCACCGCCCCGCTAGCGACCAGCCCGCGAGCCTCGGGCAAGAGCCGGATCCGTGGGTGGCACCGACCGCGCGTTACTAG
- a CDS encoding winged helix-turn-helix transcriptional regulator — MSASPDTGPSDELVADVFDRKCPSRGVMEHVGSKWGILSLTALDQRPMRFNALRRTVTGVSEKMLSQTLHTLERDGFVHREVHTSIPPHVEYSVTPLGHRVAVKLAELIDLLEDTLDESVAAQEAYDKRVA, encoded by the coding sequence ATGTCAGCCAGCCCCGACACCGGCCCCAGCGACGAACTCGTCGCCGACGTCTTCGACCGCAAATGTCCCTCGCGCGGCGTCATGGAGCATGTCGGCAGCAAGTGGGGCATCCTCAGCCTCACCGCCCTCGACCAACGACCGATGCGCTTCAACGCCTTGCGGCGCACCGTGACCGGCGTCAGCGAGAAGATGCTCTCCCAGACGCTGCACACCCTGGAACGCGACGGGTTCGTCCACCGCGAGGTGCACACCAGCATCCCCCCGCACGTCGAGTACAGCGTCACACCGCTGGGGCACCGGGTGGCCGTCAAACTCGCCGAACTCATCGACCTGCTCGAGGACACTCTGGACGAATCGGTCGCGGCCCAGGAGGCCTACGACAAACGTGTCGCATGA
- a CDS encoding SDR family oxidoreductase, which produces MIVVTGASGPLGRLAIEHLLARGVPAAELAAVVRDPAKAADLAAKGVQLRQADYDKPETLPAALAGADKLLLVSGNAIGQRVAQHTRVVEAAKTAGVGLIAYTSILRADSSGVGLAVEHLASENVVRDSGIPFVMLRNGWYLENYTEHLAPALEHGAWLGSAGTGRAAAAARTDYAEAAAVVLTTEGHSGKVYELAGDTSFDYSELAAEVAAQSGKTVVYRDLPSADHIAALTAAGVPQFMAELMADWDAGVARGDLEDDGKELHKLIGRDTTPLSEAVTAALK; this is translated from the coding sequence ATGATCGTCGTCACCGGAGCCTCCGGACCCCTGGGCCGTCTGGCCATCGAGCACCTGCTGGCGCGCGGCGTCCCCGCCGCCGAACTCGCTGCCGTGGTCCGCGACCCCGCCAAAGCCGCCGACCTGGCCGCCAAGGGCGTCCAGCTTCGGCAGGCCGACTACGACAAACCCGAGACCCTCCCCGCCGCGCTGGCCGGGGCCGACAAGCTGCTGCTGGTGTCGGGCAACGCGATCGGCCAACGGGTCGCGCAGCACACCCGCGTCGTCGAGGCCGCCAAGACGGCGGGCGTCGGCCTCATCGCGTACACGAGCATCCTGCGCGCCGACAGCTCCGGCGTCGGCCTGGCCGTCGAGCACCTGGCCAGCGAGAACGTGGTGCGTGACTCCGGGATCCCGTTCGTGATGCTGCGCAACGGCTGGTACCTGGAGAACTACACCGAACACCTGGCCCCGGCCCTGGAGCACGGCGCCTGGCTGGGCAGCGCGGGCACCGGACGAGCGGCGGCCGCGGCCCGCACCGACTACGCCGAGGCCGCGGCGGTCGTGCTGACCACCGAGGGTCACAGCGGCAAGGTCTACGAACTGGCGGGCGACACGAGCTTCGACTACAGCGAACTGGCCGCCGAGGTGGCGGCCCAAAGCGGCAAGACCGTCGTCTACCGCGACCTGCCCAGCGCCGACCACATCGCGGCCCTCACCGCGGCGGGAGTGCCGCAGTTCATGGCCGAGCTGATGGCCGACTGGGACGCGGGAGTGGCGCGCGGCGACCTCGAGGACGACGGCAAGGAGCTGCACAAGCTGATCGGCCGCGACACCACGCCGCTGTCGGAAGCTGTCACGGCGGCGCTCAAGTAG
- a CDS encoding DUF58 domain-containing protein produces MSLGAMGHLSDRVRSASYEHPRSTPFAPRTETDWNPTPALRRALIVVIVALGLGLILGRVDLLLVSMPLALGLAASLTRRPRRSPELRLLGMPETPLLEGGELRAEIEVSNPDEVEIVAVARPRVSQWIRLSHGGFRQAAVVPADGHASLPLTAVTRRWGLHRFGPIEVRALACDGLLRSRQLSVAKQTLTVYPRAALFDSRQSLPRAAGLAGVHHTRRPGDGGELAEVRRFQPGDRLRSIDWRVSLRQRELHVNATYSERDADVLILLDVLSEVGQPGQASSLDVTVRAAAAIAEHYTSQGDRVAMAEFGSKNRRLRAGGGRRHYALVQDWLTHVDPSRGEIRAAAERQLVSRKLPGSAAIIMLTPLLDPRSTSGLARLAQTGRPLVAVDTLPPGVRPTQQREWTQLAFRLWHLERDNTLNRLRALGVPVERWMGPGSLDHMLRQVALLDHVPKLARR; encoded by the coding sequence ATGTCACTGGGAGCCATGGGCCACCTGTCCGACCGGGTGCGTTCGGCCAGCTACGAGCACCCGAGGTCGACACCGTTCGCGCCGAGGACCGAGACCGACTGGAACCCCACGCCCGCGTTGCGGCGCGCCCTCATCGTCGTCATCGTCGCCCTGGGGCTGGGACTGATCCTGGGGCGCGTGGACCTGCTGCTGGTGTCGATGCCGCTGGCGTTGGGCCTGGCCGCGTCGCTGACTCGGCGCCCGCGCCGCAGTCCGGAACTGCGGCTTTTGGGGATGCCCGAGACCCCGCTGTTGGAGGGCGGTGAGCTGCGGGCCGAGATCGAAGTGTCCAATCCGGACGAGGTGGAGATCGTCGCGGTCGCCCGGCCCCGGGTGTCGCAGTGGATCCGGTTGAGCCACGGCGGTTTCCGGCAGGCGGCGGTGGTGCCCGCCGACGGACACGCGTCGCTGCCGCTGACGGCTGTGACGCGGCGCTGGGGACTGCACCGGTTCGGCCCCATCGAGGTGCGGGCGCTGGCCTGCGACGGTCTGCTGCGGTCGCGGCAGTTGAGCGTCGCCAAGCAGACCCTCACGGTGTATCCCCGCGCGGCGTTGTTCGACTCGCGGCAGTCGCTGCCGCGCGCGGCGGGCCTGGCGGGCGTGCACCACACCCGCCGTCCCGGCGACGGCGGCGAACTGGCGGAGGTGCGCAGGTTCCAGCCCGGGGACCGGCTGCGCAGCATCGACTGGCGGGTGAGCCTGCGGCAACGGGAACTGCACGTCAACGCGACCTATTCGGAGCGCGACGCGGATGTGCTGATCCTGCTGGACGTCCTCAGCGAGGTGGGGCAGCCCGGGCAGGCCAGTTCGCTGGACGTGACGGTGCGGGCGGCGGCGGCCATCGCCGAGCACTACACCTCGCAGGGCGACCGGGTGGCGATGGCCGAGTTCGGTTCCAAGAACCGTCGACTGCGCGCCGGTGGCGGACGTCGCCACTACGCGCTGGTCCAGGACTGGCTGACCCATGTGGACCCGTCGCGCGGCGAGATCCGCGCCGCCGCCGAACGGCAGCTGGTGTCGCGCAAGCTGCCCGGCAGCGCGGCGATCATCATGCTCACGCCGCTGCTGGACCCGCGCAGCACCTCGGGGCTGGCGCGGTTGGCGCAGACGGGGCGGCCGCTGGTCGCGGTGGACACACTGCCGCCGGGGGTGCGGCCGACCCAGCAGCGGGAATGGACCCAGTTGGCGTTTCGGCTGTGGCACCTGGAGCGCGACAACACGCTCAACCGGTTGCGGGCCTTGGGGGTTCCGGTGGAGCGTTGGATGGGGCCGGGGAGTCTGGACCACATGTTGCGGCAGGTCGCGCTTTTGGACCACGTTCCGAAGTTGGCGCGGCGGTGA
- a CDS encoding DUF4129 domain-containing protein, with product MRRRWRSWAPVLVVALGFAVLAWLVASATLSGHRLASPGVPEGVPSEVAEHLPKDLYSEFPAGVDLRSADAADLPPGLLDKLGEELSSEELAKLSQVLSDDLLLELAKRHLGEFSPGELQKLWDSLDSDRREQLLDELAGELTQDDVDKYRDELTPELYDELSDHVGGAEPEPSDTPGGESGEPEPSSSGAESSGESSPTASAQPSTALESSAKDQAADKDPEGPPGWLRELGEFTLLALKWLVILGLVALAGYLLYRIGAALFGWWPRRREKPALVVPEPEEPRPEVEVLREAVAEGLSDVEAAADPRRGVIDCWQRLERAAAAAGLARLASETPGELVARVMAAANVDAEALTELADTYRRARYGPHAIGEDLRQRAVAALAAVDAQLAAAQPAEPVEAV from the coding sequence GTGAGACGACGTTGGCGATCGTGGGCACCCGTGCTGGTGGTGGCCCTCGGGTTCGCCGTCCTGGCCTGGCTGGTCGCCTCGGCGACGCTGTCGGGTCACCGGCTGGCCTCGCCCGGTGTACCCGAGGGGGTGCCGTCCGAGGTGGCCGAGCACCTGCCCAAGGACTTGTACTCCGAGTTCCCCGCCGGTGTCGACCTGCGGTCCGCCGACGCCGCCGACCTGCCGCCGGGGCTGCTGGACAAGCTGGGCGAGGAACTCAGCAGCGAGGAACTGGCCAAGCTGTCGCAGGTGCTGTCCGACGACCTGCTGCTGGAGCTGGCCAAGCGGCACCTGGGGGAGTTCTCGCCCGGCGAGCTGCAGAAGCTGTGGGACAGCCTGGACTCCGACCGGCGGGAGCAGCTGCTGGACGAGCTCGCCGGAGAGCTCACCCAGGACGACGTCGACAAGTACCGCGACGAGCTGACCCCCGAGCTGTACGACGAGCTGTCGGATCACGTCGGCGGGGCCGAACCCGAACCGTCCGACACCCCCGGCGGGGAATCCGGGGAACCCGAGCCCAGCTCGAGTGGCGCCGAATCCAGTGGTGAGAGCAGCCCGACCGCGTCGGCGCAGCCATCCACAGCGCTCGAGTCGTCCGCGAAGGATCAGGCCGCCGACAAGGACCCCGAAGGGCCGCCGGGCTGGCTGCGCGAACTGGGCGAGTTCACGCTGCTGGCCCTGAAGTGGCTGGTGATCCTGGGTCTGGTGGCCCTGGCCGGGTACCTGCTGTACCGGATCGGCGCCGCCCTGTTCGGGTGGTGGCCCCGCAGGCGGGAGAAGCCCGCCCTCGTCGTACCCGAGCCCGAGGAGCCGCGGCCCGAGGTGGAGGTGCTGCGCGAGGCCGTCGCCGAAGGGCTCAGCGACGTCGAGGCCGCGGCCGATCCCCGGCGCGGCGTCATCGACTGCTGGCAGCGACTGGAACGCGCGGCGGCCGCCGCGGGCCTGGCGCGGCTGGCCTCCGAGACCCCGGGCGAACTCGTCGCGCGGGTCATGGCGGCCGCCAACGTCGACGCCGAGGCCCTCACCGAACTGGCCGACACCTACCGCCGGGCCCGGTACGGCCCGCACGCGATCGGCGAGGACCTGCGGCAGCGGGCCGTCGCGGCGCTGGCGGCGGTGGACGCCCAACTGGCCGCCGCACAGCCCGCCGAACCCGTGGAGGCGGTGTGA
- the hemQ gene encoding hydrogen peroxide-dependent heme synthase: MSEGANPKAARIKELNETIRYTMWSVFKAATPLPALRDDLAGEVESLFGHLNEKGVTVRGTYEVSGLRADADVMVWWHAASSDELQDAYAQFRRTALGRHLEPVWSNMALHRPAEFNKSHIPAFLNDEEPRAYLCVYPFVRSYDWYLLPDEERRTMLSEHGKMARPYPDVRANTVSSFALGDYEWILAFEADELHRIVDLMRDLRASRARLHVREEVPFYTGRRREVSELVASLP, encoded by the coding sequence ATGTCTGAAGGTGCCAATCCCAAAGCCGCGCGTATCAAGGAACTCAACGAGACCATCCGGTACACGATGTGGTCGGTCTTCAAGGCCGCCACGCCGCTGCCGGCGCTGCGAGACGACCTCGCCGGTGAGGTCGAGTCGCTGTTCGGTCACCTCAACGAGAAGGGTGTCACCGTCCGGGGCACCTACGAGGTGTCGGGACTGCGCGCCGACGCCGACGTCATGGTGTGGTGGCACGCCGCGTCCAGCGACGAACTGCAGGACGCCTACGCGCAGTTCCGCCGCACGGCGCTGGGCCGTCACCTGGAACCGGTGTGGTCCAACATGGCCCTGCACCGGCCCGCCGAGTTCAACAAGAGCCACATCCCGGCGTTCCTCAACGACGAGGAACCGCGCGCCTACCTGTGCGTCTACCCGTTCGTGCGTTCCTACGACTGGTACCTGCTGCCCGACGAGGAGCGGCGCACCATGCTGTCCGAGCACGGCAAGATGGCGCGGCCCTACCCGGACGTGCGCGCCAACACCGTGTCGTCGTTCGCGCTGGGCGACTACGAGTGGATCCTGGCCTTCGAGGCCGACGAACTGCACCGCATCGTCGACCTGATGCGCGACCTGCGCGCCTCCCGGGCCCGGCTGCACGTCCGCGAGGAGGTCCCGTTCTACACCGGACGCCGCCGCGAGGTCTCCGAACTCGTCGCCAGCCTGCCGTAG
- a CDS encoding TetR/AcrR family transcriptional regulator C-terminal domain-containing protein: MAGRTQGQRAGLTRQAILDAALRLADREGLKALSMRRLGAELGVEAMTLYHHIPNKDALLDGLVEQVVTLAEAPRFGQARWPDVLRDYARSLLDTLLAHPAVLPLVATRPATTPANLRMVEATLEALCRDGFTPDEALAVVYSMTGFVVGQATALAQAAHDDAQHTRGQLEQLSALDESEYPLLARAAREAGAARSRFDFALDAMLTGFDVALRREGD, translated from the coding sequence GTGGCCGGTCGGACCCAAGGTCAACGCGCGGGCCTGACCCGGCAGGCGATCCTGGACGCCGCGCTGCGACTGGCCGACCGCGAGGGGCTCAAGGCGCTGTCGATGCGCCGTCTGGGCGCCGAACTGGGGGTGGAGGCCATGACGCTCTACCACCACATCCCGAACAAGGACGCGCTCCTGGACGGCCTGGTCGAGCAGGTCGTCACGCTCGCCGAGGCACCCCGGTTCGGGCAGGCGCGGTGGCCCGACGTGTTGCGCGACTACGCCCGGTCGCTGTTGGACACGCTGTTGGCCCATCCGGCGGTGCTGCCGCTGGTCGCCACCCGTCCGGCGACCACCCCCGCGAACCTGCGCATGGTCGAGGCGACCCTGGAAGCGTTGTGCCGGGACGGTTTCACGCCCGACGAGGCGCTGGCCGTCGTCTACTCGATGACCGGCTTCGTCGTCGGACAGGCCACGGCCCTGGCCCAGGCCGCCCACGACGACGCCCAGCACACCCGGGGGCAGCTGGAGCAGCTGTCCGCACTGGACGAATCCGAGTACCCGCTGCTGGCGCGGGCCGCGCGCGAGGCCGGGGCGGCGCGGTCGCGGTTCGACTTCGCGCTGGACGCGATGCTGACCGGATTCGACGTGGCGCTGCGGCGCGAGGGTGACTGA